The genome window gctgaGAATAATTGCGCCGAAGTCAATACAGCCCATTACTAGCGAGAAGTCTAGTCTGTCGGactattcttcctcttcctactatctatcaatccatcatccatcatccatgggTCCAGAGGGTCCTTGTGTCGCCCGTTGGGATCGCATCTCGATCGGATCCCGAGTGCCGGTAGAGGAGGGACGATAGCTGGTCCTTGccattctccatccatccatcaatctctctccatccatcccatcaatcaatctatccatccatccactcctaTCGACCCAGCCTATCGGAAAGAGGATCTATCGAGTCTTGTACCGTGGGTCGGCTTACTGGCTCTGACAGGTCCGTCTGGACTAGCTTGGATGCTTAacgggatggatggagtccACCGGCCTCTCTAGACCGGCTCCAGTTCTCCAGCagctttttccctttcccccagCTTCGTTCCACATATTGTAGAGTCTCAACCTGTCACCTCACTCCTCTCTGGTCTGCtgggatcgatcgatcggggAAGCGCAATGAAAGTGCTAGCCAAAAGACCTGCAGCAGGAAGACCCAGTGGATGGAAGGATGAGTGAGCATTAACTAAGGATGATCGGCGTGGCATTCCTTCtggcctcctcttctccagcaatgCCAGCTTGCGGAGACCTTGACGTGGGACATGCCATGACCATCCGCTTCGATTAGCTCGTCCTGTCAGAGCTTTCTGATGGGGCCCTGGGATGCCTCTTTTTCTGGATTGTTGATTCAATCCCTCCCTCACCTCGACACGTTATCGCGTGGGGGGGAGGCATTTTGAGGGTTTGTAATGGAGATCCTCGGtcgatcctctctctctctctctctcggtCTCTCTCCagttttgctttttccggCCTGTCGTCTGTTCTCTGTCggtttttattttattttattttactcttACAGTaatgatataattattcggtatatttatttattcttaattattatttatttttctctaattttattttctacttgcattatttcctttttcaccTCTTGGACTGCGTATTTTCCCATCCACTTTGCCATTGTTCCCCATCCAACTATTCGCTTACTGCTTgcttgtgctgctgctgctgctgctcctcgtcttcttgcATGCTTAGTTCCAGTCGCTCTTCCTATCGTTCCCCCTCTTTCGCtgtcttgcttttttttgtgaaatttattatttattttttttttttttctccttctcctcttctgctcgtctcgtctcttttctcctcccatttctttttctccggtTCATCGGTCGCTCATCCGGCTGATTTCCactctcctccctttcttttcctgctttcGTTTAGCCCAGGTGTCTTTCTGGTCGCCGACCACGGCTgattctcccctccctcttccttctcctccctcctcctctggtCTCCCAATATATTATTCCTTCTAGTGATACGCGGTCGATCAACCGGCTCTCTatcatttccttcttctcagctgGGACCCAGTGCTCGACAATCTCCTAACCCAACGATTTCACCccgaaagggaaaaggaaccTGATCATCAATAGGAGCGTTGTggctcatcatcaccgtctCGGTTTAGAACCCGATCGGTTCCCTCACGACGGGTTTCGTCCCCTCTTGCTATATGATAAACCTCCCAGTGtccgccctctcctcccGTCTCGCCAGAGGCTATCTTCCTACTCGCCAATAACACACCGAGAAAGCGGGTGAGCTTACTCCTGTAGGATCTGCTTCATCCTGCCATTATCACACACATCATGAGTGTATGTTGCAGGTTTCCTTTTGTTTATTCCCCCCCCCCTGAATATTCAGTCATGCACCGGCGGGCGGGATATATGTACATGCCCGGCCGGCCAAGAGACGGGCCCAGAGCTGACTCTTGGTGACACAGACATCCGATCCCAGCAAGCCCTGGGACAATTCCAGTGATATCCTACAAGGCATTATGGGCACTCGGGCAGTGCCTACGTCAGGTTCTTCGCAGGTCGACCTCTCATCCGACGGGCTGTCCCCGTCCGACCTCACGCTGGGCGATCCGGCGTCATTCTTGGGCTTCCAATTCGCATCCGAGCCAGCCATTCCTCATCCTagtcatccatccattcttcaaCCATGGTCACTGTATCACAAGCAGACATCCTCGCCCCTCCCCCAGCTATTCGATGCCTCCGCCTACCCTCCGCTGGCACGATGGAGAAACGACCAAGAGGCGTGGAACCCGCTCCAAGTAACAGGTGGGCCCATCTATCCTGCTGCGTTCGTTGTCCCGCGTTCGCACCAAGTCTACGGCCTTGATCGCCGATCATCAAGTGGACATCACAGCACTCCCTCCGAGGCTGGTAGTCAGTATACCGGGATCCATCTGTCCGACTCCGGATATAGTACGCAGGGCTGCACCACACGCTCTGTGGCTGCATCATACGCCCTCGAGTCGGCCTGCAGCCCATTCCTGGCACCTCTCGACCACGAGCAGGATGATAGAGTATCCGCCCTCGACCTCAACACCGCCCCATATGGTGACGCCATGGATGCGTTGGACTCTCCGTCCTTGTTGTGCCAGGACGTGATCAAGTGCGACTACCCCGGTTGTCAATGGACTGGCAAGTGTCCTTCCGACAAGAGGTGCGTTCCCTTAGGTGCTTGCTTCAGTGAAAAGGGCTAGGAAGCTGACTGTCACAGGAAACACGAAGCCAGACATAAGAAGCTCTTCAAATGCGACGAGCCGAACTGCACCCGCAAAGAGGGGTTCGGTACCATCAACGACCTTGCTCGTCACAAGAAGTGTGTTCACAAGCAGGAGCCTGAGCGGGGGCCGAAAGTCCTCTACATGTGCTTTGGACATAACTGCCCACGCCGGAATAAGAAATGGCCTCGATTGGACAACTTCCGTCAACATCTTGCTCGTATGCACAGTGACGAGGACGTTGAGGAGCTGCTACGGAGGTAAGTCACTTGAACACTCTGCGTATCAGCTACACAAGATGGAGGCATTAACATGTTATCTAGGTCGCATGAGTGGTATGAAACCTGCGTGAAGCCGCAGGAGCTGGGGTCCTCTTTCATTGATTCCCTGTCGGAAGAAGCGCCAACCCTACAGGCCGAACCAGTCTCCCAGTCTGAGAGCCTTGCGAAAGATACAATTCAAGGCTCTTCGGCCTCACCAGTTAGCGTTGATAGGGGATTCCCGTCTCCTGAAACCCTCACACCAGATACCGTCATGCGAATGAATGAAGAGTACAACGACCGTAGCGCTGACGCTGCATCGGTCCAACCGCCGCTTGCAAAGCCACTCCCTAGCGAGCTGCCCGCTCTGAGAGCCCTCAATCTGGAATCTTCGTTGGATCAAAAGGGTCCCCTACCCTCCCAGCTCGACACCGCCAGAAACGGAAAGATGGACGACATGGTCAATGAAGCTGCAGTCAACATGATCAATGCGATGACAAAGGCCATGAACACCAACGAGCGAAGACGGAGCCAGCAATCCGAGTCTGGGGACGAAATTGTCGACCAGAATGTGGAGCTGTCGGACCGCAAGCGCGATATGCTACAAAGGATCTTGTCCGCTGCCCTCGATCGTCTGTCAGGGCCGTCTGGCTCCAGCCACGCCCCTTCCCAAGCCACTCCGGATGAAGACCGTGAGAAGAAGGGCTGGATTCAATGTGAATTTTGCACGAAGCGGACACGTCTGCGATGTGAGATGAAGTAAGTGAGCCTTGGTGTTTCTTTGAAATCAGCCGGGACTTTGCTGACTGAGTCGTTTTGAAAGGAAGCATAAGAAGCGACACGAACGGCCATATGGATGCACATTCTCCAAGTGCAACAAGACTTTCGGCAGCAAGGCCGATTGGAAGCGCCACGAAAATTCCCAGCATTTCCACGCGCAGTGCTGGCGGTGCACCCTGCCCGATGCCACGCAAGAGGGCCTCCCGTGTGCGCGCCTATTCTACCGCCAGGAGATATACGTCCAGCACCTGAAGAAGCATCACGAAaccgatgatgacgaggtcCGGGCGTCGCTGTGCAACAATCGGATCAACCGCGACGGTGATCCGCGTCCCTCGCACTACTGGTGCGGTTTCTGTCGGGTCCTGCTGCCCCTGAAGACACAGGGAGTGGGCGCCTGGAACGAACGATATAACCACATCGATGTCGAGCATTTCAAGAAAGGCGAGCGCGTGGAAGACTGGCTCCTCCCCTCTGGACATCTAACCAAGAGCCAAGAGCGGGACGAGATTAAGAAACAACGGGCCGACGGTAACGGTTATGATAGTGAGCCGGCCATGGATGAAATCAGCGATGACGAATCCGTGAGCAGCGAATGTGCTGCCGAGCACGAGCCACTGCAGGATGACTTGATGGCAATTGACGAGGAACCGACGCCCGAGACCGACTCGTTGCAACACAATCAGTCTAATTCTTACCCTCAATCGTCGAATTTGCGGAAGCGGAAATTTCCGGCGCTGCAGTCTCCAACGAACCCTCACAGAGATACCGCACAGATGGCAGGTCTGGACAAACGGTCAAGACTCGATTCCTCATGGGGATCGTTCTATCGTGGTGACGACACCATGCAGCCGAGTCGGTTGCCTCACGAAGGCAGCTCGGCTTATTGTGTCGGTCTAGCCTCGCACGAGGTGATGCAATAACTTGGCACGGATCAAGCGGTGCTCCACCATCTTTACAGTATTGATGAGCCTACTATGGTTGGAGGATCCTCATGACAGATAAGGGGGGGCATGTAACTTTAGCCACGTCCAGTCACATcatttgttttgtttttcatAGCGTTAGGATACACACATATATATAACGAAGACACGCATACCAACAATCAAGATTCAAGAACAATATTACCAGTACTACAAGCACTCGGCATAGacatgaatatataaatataagataagtaGGGGTATATATACACTCCAAGAGACAAGTAATAAACCAATTGAACGAAGCGACGAAACGCTTATTTTTGCGCGCCGGTCAATTCCTtagccttcttctccagcgccTCTACCTCCTCTACATGGGATCAGTCAGCCACATTTCTGTCCTTCACTTTCATAACAGCACAAGAACCAATATTAAGTAGAGGATAAAGGACACTTACtattcttctccgccttagactcatccatctccaactTCAGCCATGTCCAGTGGATGACCTGATAGGTGAAGATGGCACCGAGGAAGACCTTGGCGAAGGGACTCACGAAGAGTTTGTAGCGGGCCATCTGGTTGCATGGGTTAGCATTGAATTGACTTATGGTGAGACAGTCAGGTAAAGTAGATAAACAGATGGATATACTTACTCCTTCCCTATAAGCactggatgatgacgagtcCTGGCTCCATCTGGCAGTGGAGGTGGACAGGGAGGCCCGCTGAGTGATGGGGATCCgggagcggaggagggggttgaaGGAGCGGGAGAACATTTTCATGAATTTCAATGGTAGATATTAGATAGAATAGAAGTGATAATACatatgatttttttttgtttatgTAGTAGATATGTATTGTTATCTCCGCAAGTTGGAAAGTTGCTTTCGGCGAGAGAAGACGGACCGTGCTGACTCAGCGATGCCTTCGGGCCAAACAGTCACATGATATCAAGCGAGAGGCGAAAGTCGAGAACACGCGGGGAGGGGGCAAGGAGTTTAAGGGCGATAAGCTTCGTGGGGAAAAAATCGTGGgctactatttttattttttaactATCTAGGCACATTATGGGGCTGAAATGTGGTTCAAGATCTACGATGCTTTTGATGATTCTATCTTGGAGAAGGTTTTGTATTTTTTGGTGGGTTATGATTGGAAAGGTTGTAGAAGATATTGTTTAGTTGAGGAGATAATTAAGTTTTGGTTTTGTGTATTCAGTCTATATAAAGGTGAAATTGGGGAGTTTGTTGTTCTGGGGTATGGAGGGGGGTTGAATGTTGTTATGAAAGGAACGGGGGGGAACAGGACGGCAGAAATAGCGAAGATAAGAATGGGAAGGGCTGATACTTGTTTGGTTTGTGGTGCGCACAGTCCTGGATTGGCGGCTACGCTAGACTACATTAGGAACTGGTTGCTGGTTAGTAACCACTCGGGGTcgggtgggtggtggcctGAGGCCAGCTACCGGTCACTGAATTGCCCGCGCAGttcagctgctgcttctcttgtgtctctctctcactgCTTGTTGCTGTGAGCATCTCCGGTCTTCTTGATCTATCCATCGTCCTCCTTCCCCGGTGGATTTATCTATCACTTTGGCCACTCTGGAGAATTCTTTTTTcctattcattcatttatctttttcttctccctcctctccatcggGGATCcaatcccctcccctccccctgtGCTGAGCAGCTTGCATGCGACGCGTCCCTTCCGGTTGGTCAGTCCGTGAGCCTCGCTCcgttcatttcatttccctgcctttctctctctcctcttgctTTTGGCGCATTGCGCTTCGCCGTcgtcttctattttttatttcctttcttccctcccactccctctcctACCCTCGTGTTGTATTATTCAACGGCCTCTGTTTCCTTCTCCATTAATAATTGATGGCCGTTGAAACCTGCTTCCATTGTGGGTTTGCCTGAGAATCtaccatcatcgtcgctcGTTGAGTGAGAGACCTCTCCATCGCTCGctctgtgtgtgtctgtCCGAGTGAGTGTATTCGAGTTTTGCTTCCCCTTCTACCAGCCTTTCCTGTCGGACTGCAACGGGCCTTTTCCATTTCCCCCATTCACTTTCTTGTTACATTGGCCTCTGTAAGTGCCACTGTCATTCTTCTCCGCTGTTTAATCGCCGCGGCGGGACATCTTCCCCGTCTCTGGCTTCAACTCCACGCTTCATCGCCCTCGTGCTTCTTGTATCTTCTCTACTCTCTGTCATTCCCTCCATCCTCTGCTTGCTAATCCATCACTTCCTCGTCTTGCTCACCCTACTAACATGGCAATTCGCAAAAGATCCCCTGTCTGGCGCGGCATCATGCCTCGTGCTAAGCGCTCCATCGAGGAGTTGGCCAATAAGTCCGACTCGGACGATGACGACTACAGCGATCATCCCGTGCGCTCATCTCGACGCTCCGCCTCTCGAaccaagtccaagaagaagtccaagcCCGTCAAGAAAAGGGCCCGTCGCGATTCCGACGAcgacatcatctccgatgACGAGATCTTCGACGAGGCCGAGGACCTTTCATTCGCCGagtccgaagaagaggaagatgataccAACGCTCAACGCAACGCTCGCGGGTTAGTCGCTCGCCGGGCCGCTACCAACCGTCCCCTCTACAACGAGCCCGAATCCAGCAGCATCGAAGACGACGATACGGACGATGACGAACGCCCTAAACCCTCGCCCCAGAAACGCAAGAGTACGGTGGTCACCCTGAAGGTCGGCGACGCCTTGAAACAAAACTTTCAGGGCCCCCGCCGGGTCACTCGGCGCACGCGGGATCCATCGGAGGATTTCCACGCCCTAACGACGTCCGGACGACATATGGAGACCGTCGAACGAGGAACCACACGGAGCCCTGAGATAGAGCGGCGTCGGGGGTCCCGTGGCTCGAAGCGGGCCCCGGTgctcgatgaggaggaggaggacttGCAGCCgaagcaggaggatgaagagatggtCGATGAGACCACCATGGAGATCAAAGGCTCTCAACTCGAAATTATGGAAAGCGATGTTCAGATCAGCTTTGAGGACGGCATGCCGCCTGCAGCAGGCGAGGGACAAGAGACAACCACggcagatgatgaagggtTCGTTCCAGAGTCTGAAAATGGCGATGCAAAGgagggcggcggcggcgacgatgacgacgacgacgacgacgacgacgacgacgaggatgagggccCGACGACACGAAGGAGGAATCGACCCAACCGCAGCCAGCAGGCAGACGACGAGGCCGAGCAGcccgaggaggacgaggctgCACAGCCGCGCCGGTCCAGTCGAAAGAAGCCGAAAAGTTCACAACGAAAACGccaagacgacgaagagagTGATTTcgagccagaggaagaagagtctaatgacgacgacgagatCTCACAGTCTGGGAAGTCGCAAGCTTCACCACGCAAGGGAAGTCAGGCccatgaggaggatgaggacagCACCGCCGGCCGTCGCCCGGGTCTCCGCAAACGCGCGTCCCGATCCCGGGGACAGTCCGAAGTGGGTGCTGACATCGCGGAGGAGCTCGCagaggaattggaggatcTTCGCGGCGgtcgtcctcgtcggcgAGTGCAACAGGAGATTGTTTACGAGAAGCCTCGCCGCAGTCGCAAGGATGTTGACTACCGCATCATCCGGCCTGATCTGATCCTGCCCAttgaggaggccgagaaCGAAGTCAATGAATCCCCTTCACGCCGCGGCCGGGGAGGCGGCGGCAACAGTTGGCAGCGAACCCTGTTTCCCACATATGGGCCATTCGGAGGCGGCGGGCCGTCTGCCATCTTGGGGCCCCCGGGCGCACCGGCTGCTACGGGTGGGGTAGACAGCGATAGTAGTGACGACGAGGTTATGCAGCATCCCAAGGGTGGTGCAGGGGGTTCCATCTCGGGCCCTGCGCAGCCTGGTGCCGGCCTCGTGGGTACGCAGACTCACAGCGCCGATGCAGCCCAGGGCCACGCCGGGACGCCTGCAAATCTCGGCAAAGTCAAAGACAAGCAGACACTGGCTGATGCTGACCCGTTGGGTGTGGACATGAGCGTCAACTTTGACAGTGTGGGTGGCTTACAGGGCCACATCGACCAGTTGAAGGAAATGGTGTCGCTGCCGCTACTATATCCAGAGATCTTCCAACGCTTCCACATCGTACCCCCGCGAGGTGTGCTTTTCCATGGACCCCCCGGAACTGGTAAGACGCTGCTCGCCCGAGCATTGGCGAACAGTGTCAGCTCGAATGGCCGTAAGGTGACCTTCTACATGCGCAAGGGTGCCGACGCTTTAAGTAAATGGGTGGGTGAAGCGGAGCGACAGCTTCGGTTGCTCTTCGAAGAGGCTCGAAAGACACAGCCTAGCattatcttcttcgatgaaaTCGATGGTAAATGAGTCCCCTTTTTGTCGGGAGATTATTGAGAGCTAACAGTGCTTTAGGATTGGCACCTGTACGGTCAAGTAAGCAGGAACAAATCCATGCCTCGATTGTATCCACTCTGCTGGCGTTGATGGATGGTATGGATGGACGTGGACAAGTCATCGTCATTGGCGCCACGAACCGTCCCGACTCGATTGACCCAGCTCTTCGACGCCCGGGTCGTTTCGATCGCGAATTTTACTTTCCACTGCCCAACAAGGATGGCCGACGTTCTATCCTGGACATCCACACCAAGGGCTGGGATCCACCGCTGCCTGGTCCCATCAAGGATGAGCTGGCGGAGATCACCAAGGGCTATGGTGGTGCTGATCTTCGTGCCCTCTGCACAGAGGCAGCCCTCAATGCAGTGCAACGACGATACCCCCAAATCTACAAGTCTAACCAGAAGCTACTCATCGACCCGAAGACCATTGAAGTGACCCCCAAGGATTTCATGTTGGCGATCAAGAAGATGGTCCCGTCGTCGGAGCGATCAACCTCGTCGGGTGCCTCACCCCTGCCCCCCTCGGTCGAGCCTTTGCTGCGCACGCCTCTCACAGAGATCAAGAATTTGTTGTCTTTGATCTTGCCGCAGCGAAAGAGGCTTACAGCCTTAGAAGAGGCGCAGTTTGAGGAACCGGAAGGATCAGGAAGCTTCCAGCGCGAACAAATGCAGCAGGAGTTCGATCGCTCCCGGGTGTTCCGTCCTCGCATGCTGCTCCGCGGGCCGCTAGGAATGGGCCAGCAGTATCTGGCCGGCGCCCTTTTGCACCATTTCGAGGGACTTCATGTTCAAGCTTTCGATCTCCCTACCCTGCTCAGCGACTCGACTCGGTCACCGGAGGCCGCCGTCATCCAGCTTTTCGCCGAAGTCAAAAGGCACAAGCCGAGTGTGATCTACATCCCGAACATCCAGGCTTGGACTGATACCGTCGGCCCGGCCGTGATGTCTACGTTCCTGGGTTTACTGCGGTCAGTTCCTCCGACCGATCCTGTGCTGCTATTGGGCGTGCAGGAGTCGGCAGGTGAGGATATGGACAACGGTGTGCTGCGGAACTTGTTTGGGTATTCAAAGAAAAACTTTTACGATCTCAGAGCGCCAGGTAGCGAGGCACGCTACGAATACTTTACAAAAGTCATTGACTACGTTAAGACATCACCTGCACACCTTCCCGACCCGGAGAatcggaagaagagggagctGGAGACGTTGGAAGTtgcacctccaccgccccCTAAGCCGGCAACGCCCCTCTCCAAGGAGCAGCTCAAGGcgcagaaaaagaaagaccacCAAACTCTTAACCTACTCAAGATCCGCATCCAGCCTATCATGGACCAGATCAAGAAGTACAAGCGGTTCCGCACTGGCGTTATCGATGAATCGCAGATTCGCTAcctttgggaggaggaagacccGAACATCGTGACAAGTGATCTACCAATTGAACAGCGCACCACCTTCCGGCCGTTTGAGAAGGCCTTCGACAAGAATGGAGTGCCTGGGTTGCGCGAGGCCGTGTCGGGCAAATTCTTCTACAACCTCGAGATAGTCACCATCGAGAAGCGGCTCTCCAACGGGTACTACAAGCGGCCCAAGGACTTCTTGGCAGACATTAAGAGGCTCGCCAAGGACGCCCGGCAGCTAGGAGAGCAGGAAAGACTGTTGCGCGCCAACGAATTGTTGTCCAATGTCGAGGTGGATATTGCTACCATCGAGCAAACTGAGCCCGCTCTGGTGACGGAATGCGAAGGGGTCTACGTGCGAGaactggagagagagaaactTGCCATCGAAAAGGCGCGCAAGgcggcggaagaagaggaggcagGCCTGATCGGTCGCGCGGCGGCAAACCGAGTCCCGCACGGCAACACAGAGTCGGGCCCATCCAGCGGGCCGGTGGTCCTAGGTGAGACGTTCCCGGATCTTGGTCCGAAAGAGACGGCCCGACCGGTGACGCCTACCCGTCGGTCGGCAGTGAGCTTCATCACTAATGGCTACCATACCGGGGGCGGATCGGACCTGAACGATCTCAGTACGCATGCGCTCACCAGTAACGGCTCGCATGAGGAGCGCccggatggtgatggtgatactTACATGACCAACTCGGATCACTCTGCCGAAAGGGAGACACAGACGAGTTCGTTTGGTCCGTCGGCGCAGCCCAAACCTCCCTATTCACACACCGCGCCATCGCAGCAGGTGCGCCGGGAGTCGGGAATTTCAAGCTTCTCGCAGAAGGGCCCCATGACGCCCATGGCGCCCGGATCCCAACCTCACGAGTACACTAACGAGGCATCGACGACACAGACGACGTCGGACAAGAAGTCGTCCGAGCAGTCCTCGGTGCCAAATCCGTACACGCAGAGTCCGGTAGCCACTCAAGGGATGCGACATGATTTCCCCGATCTCACGCAGTACCCGGACCGGGTATCGCAGGAGGAACATCTTCCGGATACGCAACAGGGAGACAGCAGCCAGCCGTCACCCCGACCGGCTGCCGATATGGCGCCGCTGGAAAATGGCCCGGCGCACTCGCAGCCACGGGCTCAGCCGCCGGTACCCCTGTTCGACCACCCAACCAAGCCGGCAGCGCATGTGCCGGCGGGAATGCAGTCGCTGCTGAACAATGAGGACCTGTCGCCGAAAATAACGCTTGACCTGGAATACGTGCAGAAGCTGCACGAGCAGCTCACACAGCGGACGAGCGGCTGCAGCGTGGAGCAGCTAGAGCAGATCAACACGAACCTGATGGACTACCTATGGCAGACGCGGGGAGAATGGAATCGGAGCAAGGTGGCAGCGGGAATCCAGGACACGTTCAACGAGGTGCTGGAGGACATGCAGGCAATGCAGGAGATCGGGCCGATCAGCCAGAAGACGAAGGAGCAGCTGTATCCGTTGTAGATGGAAGAGCGTTTTTCATGTGTGATTGCTTTGTGGGATACCATCATACCCCCTTTACCTTTATACCTCTTTGAAGCGACATGGATTGTATCGTATGTTTATACCTGCTTGTCTTGGACTTTTGTTTGTTGTGTTGCTTGCTCTGCGTTGCTCTTTTTGCTACTGGTACTGATTTATGGGCGGTCATTTGTTTGGATCTTGCATGTATCTGGGCGTGCAGCATATTGTTGCCGACGTGTTGAATTAGCTGGAAAAGGCTGTATTCTTGTAGATAGACTGGGGAATACATCTACGATGGTTATACTATCTATGCAGTTACTCTAACTGCTATGTTTGACTCTTGAGTATAGTTCAAAGAAGTAGTTGTAAATAAATGGCTGCTAGGCGGTGGCATGTGACGGGCCAAGACACCAGGCTGGCCTTTCGTCGATcctcgctttcttcttccatctccgcTGGTCCGCCGCAATCGTCcgcccaccacaaccaccttcACCCATTCACAACTCTCACCCCCGGCTGGGTTGATCCTTGCAGGCAATTAATTGACAACTGCAAGTCCATTCATTCGTTCATTGCATCTGTCGCGAGCATACACACCCAAGACTTCTGTCCCTACTATGACCTCTGTCTAACAAACACAccataaccaaccaacatcaccGCCCAACCCAACCTACACTCACCACATACCAAACACACCACACACAgaaaccacaacaacaaaccaaaATGGTCAACTGGCTCACCCTCGCCGTTCCCTTCGCCTACCTCGGCGTCCTCCTCGGCTCCCTcgcaaccttctcctccctctaccGCAAGCGCAAAGCCCGTAcgtcctttccccttcccccttccttcctcctctccccaaaACTAA of Aspergillus luchuensis IFO 4308 DNA, chromosome 7, nearly complete sequence contains these proteins:
- a CDS encoding putative C2H2 finger domain protein (COG:S;~EggNog:ENOG410PITN;~InterPro:IPR013087); the protein is MSTSDPSKPWDNSSDILQGIMGTRAVPTSGSSQVDLSSDGLSPSDLTLGDPASFLGFQFASEPAIPHPSHPSILQPWSLYHKQTSSPLPQLFDASAYPPLARWRNDQEAWNPLQVTGGPIYPAAFVVPRSHQVYGLDRRSSSGHHSTPSEAGSQYTGIHLSDSGYSTQGCTTRSVAASYALESACSPFLAPLDHEQDDRVSALDLNTAPYGDAMDALDSPSLLCQDVIKCDYPGCQWTGKCPSDKRKHEARHKKLFKCDEPNCTRKEGFGTINDLARHKKCVHKQEPERGPKVLYMCFGHNCPRRNKKWPRLDNFRQHLARMHSDEDVEELLRRSHEWYETCVKPQELGSSFIDSLSEEAPTLQAEPVSQSESLAKDTIQGSSASPVSVDRGFPSPETLTPDTVMRMNEEYNDRSADAASVQPPLAKPLPSELPALRALNLESSLDQKGPLPSQLDTARNGKMDDMVNEAAVNMINAMTKAMNTNERRRSQQSESGDEIVDQNVELSDRKRDMLQRILSAALDRLSGPSGSSHAPSQATPDEDREKKGWIQCEFCTKRTRLRCEMKKHKKRHERPYGCTFSKCNKTFGSKADWKRHENSQHFHAQCWRCTLPDATQEGLPCARLFYRQEIYVQHLKKHHETDDDEVRASLCNNRINRDGDPRPSHYWCGFCRVLLPLKTQGVGAWNERYNHIDVEHFKKGERVEDWLLPSGHLTKSQERDEIKKQRADGNGYDSEPAMDEISDDESVSSECAAEHEPLQDDLMAIDEEPTPETDSLQHNQSNSYPQSSNLRKRKFPALQSPTNPHRDTAQMAGLDKRSRLDSSWGSFYRGDDTMQPSRLPHEGSSAYCVGLASHEVMQ
- a CDS encoding uncharacterized protein (COG:S;~EggNog:ENOG410PS1B;~TransMembrane:1 (i50-69o)) codes for the protein MKMFSRSFNPLLRSRIPITQRASLSTSTARWSQDSSSSSAYREGMARYKLFVSPFAKVFLGAIFTYQVIHWTWLKLEMDESKAEKNKEVEALEKKAKELTGAQK